A single window of Nicotiana sylvestris chromosome 3, ASM39365v2, whole genome shotgun sequence DNA harbors:
- the LOC104229271 gene encoding stemmadenine O-acetyltransferase-like — protein sequence MDVKVLSKENIKPSIPTPQHLRNYQISFIDQFSPSSYIPVILFNNNANVVYDHLNKEKTLASDLLKKSLAETLSYYFPLAGRFKDLNSIECNDDGVVYMEAQANFHLSKFLENPDIPFLNKFLPCKGNCLEQNCQSLLAVQTTTFECGGRAIGVCMLHKVVDASAMSAFLKTWAKLTQGEGDR from the exons ATGGATGTTAAAGTTCTTTCCAAGGAAAACATCAAACCCTCTATACCAACTCCTCAGCACCTAAGGAACTACCAAATCTCTTTCATTGACCAGTTTAGTCCATCTTCCTACATCCCAGTCATTCTCTTCAACAATAATGCCAACGTTGTTTATGACCACTTGAATAAAGAAAAAACCTTGGCTTCAGATCTCCTTAAGAAATCTCTTGCTGAAACCCTGAGTTATTACTTTCCTCTTGCCGGTAGATTCAAAGACTTAAACTCCATTGAGTGCAATGACGATGGAGTTGTATATATGGAAGCTCAAGCAAACTTCCATCTCTCtaagtttcttgaaaatcctgatATTCCGTTCCTTAACAAGTTCCTTCCATGCAAAGGAAACTGCCTCGAACAGAATTGTCAATCTCTCCTTGCTGTACAAACCACCACATTTGAATGCGGTGGAAGAGCCATTGGAGTTTGCATGCTTCACAAG GTTGTAGATGCATCTGCAATGAGTGCTTTCTTGAAAACATGGGCCAAGCTTACCCAGGGTGAAGGTGATCGATAA
- the LOC104229268 gene encoding stemmadenine O-acetyltransferase-like, producing MDSLPTKFIRNLENFYFQGSKSPMRRFLFDSKAIKALKANTSSQSVPFPSKIEALTAFLCKRIAAASKFLTDVPKTLAITHVANLRPRVDPPLPQNIFGNLLWIPIAFYDLLDASMELPDLAIMLREVFARLTAENVKEIESESTLTTLNELFSVSTNEKIKIFRFTSWCNMGIYDVNYGWQKPVWVAHMGDLDAANIRSKHQFVFLESACKEGIELWIASDDEEIRVVEKDPEFLAYAKPNPSICK from the exons ATGGATTCATTACCAACTAAGTTCATAAGGAATTTGGAGAACTTCTATTTCCAAGGCTCAAAATCGCCAATGAGAAGGTTCTTGTTCGACTCCAAAGCCATAAAAGCTCTCAAAGCTAACACATCTAGCCAAAGTGTTCCTTTTCCATCTAAGATTGAAGCGTTAACAGCTTTTCTTTGCAAACGGATTGCAGCAGCCTCTAAATTCCTTACAGATGTACCAAAGACTTTAGCGATCACGCATGTTGCAAATTTAAGGCCTCGCGTTGATCCACCTTTGCCGCAAAACATTTTTGGAAACCTTCTATGGATACCCATTGCATTTTATGACCTTTTGGATGCCAGCATGGAGTTGCCTGATTTGGCAATAATGCTAAGGGAGGTGTTTGCGCGATTAACGGCGGAGAACGTTAAAG AAATAGAGAGCGAGTCTACACTCACGACCCTCAACGAGTTGTTTAGTGTGTCAACAAATGAGAAGATAAAGATTTTCAGATTCACAAGCTGGTGCAATATGGGAATATATGATGTTAATTATGGTTGGCAAAAGCCTGTTTGGGTAGCTCATATGGGGGATTTGGATGCTGCTAATATTCGATCCAAACATCAGTTTGTCTTTTTAGAAAGTGCATGCAAAGAGGGGATAGAGTTGTGGATTGCATCTGATGATGAAGAGATTAGGGTTGTGGAAAAGGATCCAGAGTTTCTCGCATATGCCAAGCCAAATCCAAGTATTTGCAAATAA